The genomic window GGAGGTCATTCTAGCCATTGGTGCATAGGTGTCAAAATAATCTAGGCCTTCTTTTTGCCTAAATCCTTCACTCACCAACCTAGCTTTAAAGGTTGGAGAACCCCCTGTTGGAGTATTCTtccttttaaacacccatttacactCGATAGGCTTCGATCCTTGAGGAAGATCAACTAGAATCCAAGTATTGTTGGACAATATCGAATCCATTTAATCATTGATCGCCTCTTTCCAAAATGTCGCATCCCTAGAAGTCATGGCTTCACCATAGGATTGTGGATCACCATCCACATTAAACATTATGGGGATCTTTCTAATTATGGATTCTTTATTTCCCTCAACAATGAATGCTAGAGATTACGAGGAAATGAAATCGGGACCAAAGTCATTTACTTTTCTCACTCTTTGACTTTTTCCGGGCTCCATATCCTTATTGTCACAAAGACTTCTTTTTCATTCGATCACTTGAGATCATTGGtttatattctttttctaaatctGTTGAATCAtcgaaaaccttattttcaatGAATACAACATCTCTTGTTTCAATTATCGTATTTGACACTAAGTTAAGAACACTATAAGCCTTAGAGTGTTAGGCATATCTGATGAATGCACCTTTGACGGATCTTGTCCCTAACTATGTTCTCCGTTGGTCAAGAACACTATAGTAAGCCAAACACCCCTACACTTTGAAATAATCTAAGTTTGGCATCCGACCCTTCCATAACTCATATGAAGATACTTTGAATTTTTTCGATGGTATTCTGCTAAGGATATAACACGTAGTCAATAATGCTTCACTCCATAGATTATATGGAAGTTAGAATTTAACAACATTGAGTTAACCATATCCACTAAAGTACGGTTCTTTATTTTTGCCAAACCATTTTTTTACGGAGTATAAGGCGCGAAACACTCATGTACCACACCTTATTCCtcacaaaatatattaaattcattTGAAAAATATTCACCACCTCTATCACTATGAAACACTTTGATTTTCTTACTAAACAAATTCTCAGCctcatttttaaaacatttaaacatatcaaaagcCTCGTCTTTACTTTTCATGAGATACACATAAGTAAATCTAGAGAAGTTGTCtataaaagtgataaaatatCAATTTCCACCTTTTGTTAGAGTTCCATTTAATTCATAAACATCCGAATGAATTAAATCTAACACTTGCGAATTCCTTTCACATTTATTAGGAGATGgctttttggtgattttttattGAATACAATTTTCACATTTATCCACAAACTCATCTTTACTTAGATTTATATAATCATTCTTTTGCAtatattgtaaagttttaaaattaaaatgtgctAAACGCGCATGCCACACTGTATAAGACTCAACAATATAAGTAGGAGAATTTACTTTATTCATATCAGTGCTTAACTTAAACATACTCTAGTTACAATATCTTTTTCCTACATATATATCACCCTTAACAAGACAAACTTATCCAATTTCAAGATAATCTTGAACCCTTTGTTACACAGAATACTCGCGGAAACTAAATTCTTTCTCACATCAGGAACATGCAACACATTAGTCAAAGTTAATATCTTTCCAAATGTGAAGTTGAGTTCCACCGTCCCTTAATCGAGTGCCTTAACCGATTGATAGTTACCCATAAGCACTTTACGGTTTGCCACTAGATCATAACTCTTGAATTATTGTTGGTCTTTACACACATGGACAGTAGCTCTAGAGTCGAGCCACCAGTTACAAGACTTATCGGTCCTGGCTATGTTGAGTTCAGTAATCATACCAATTTCCAAACTCTCGATCCCTTCAGTAACCATGGTCACTAAGTCCATGTCCTCCACCATATTGGCTTTAGAAGTTTTGGCATCTTGCTTTTTTTTTAGAAGTTTGCAATTTTTAATATAGTGTCTTTTCTTATTGCAATTATAACAATTGTGAGATTTTTTCTTCTTGTCTTGCACGTCCTTGGTCTTGGATATAGCCTTTCGTTTACCATTTCGAGAGTTCTTAGACTCGTTCACATGGTTCACTTTAGAACTTTGAGGAAGATACACTGCATCACGCTTTCGAGTTTCCTCTTAAATACGCAAATGACTAAGTATTTTCTCCATAGTGAAGTCCTATGCCGTATGTAGAAGTTTCTTCCGATAATTGTTCCAAGACGAGAGTAACTTTGAGATGATAGCCCCGACTTGTAACAATTTCGGAATAACAACTCTCAAGTCACGGAGCCTACTTATAAGGACTGGTAATTCATGGACTTGATCCATGATCGGGATACTATCAAGCATTTTGAATTCAAAATActtcatcattaaaaatttatcagTACCTTGTCACTTGATGTTTTATTTCTCTTCAAGAGCTTTACATATTTCCACTGAGGATTGCATCGACATGTAGAGATCATACAATCGATCAGACAAGGTGTTGAGGATGTGTCCTCAACATGTGAAATTGTCTTCTTCATGTTTCTTTTTGAGTTTGGCCACTTTCACAATTTTCTTGGGGTTTGCATTAGGGGTGGGATCCTCCAAGGGTTGTAGGTTTGGATCCAGAATGTACGCCACATTTAAGACAGTAACAAGGAACAACATCTTGTCCTTCCAGCGATTGAAGTTTAAACCATCAAATCGATCAAGTTTCACAAACTCTTGGTTCATCACTTTGAATGCGGTGGTAGTCTCCGTCGCCATCTCCAAATTAGTTCTCTTTGAATGTTGAATATATTGAGCGGAGAAGATAGATCCAGAGGCGATATTGAACTAAACAATAGACTTCGAGGCGCAGGTGACGCTTTCCAGAGAGAACTATTTACCCCCACACAAAGTTGCTAGATAGTTAAGACAAAAGTCCTCACGGGATACAACGAAGCTTTTGAATTTCCTTTTATTAGCGAAATCGAGGAATTCCCTAACTCTTACTCTAATTTCTGAAAATAGGATTGATTGTAATAATTTTTGTGGGCACTATAGACCCTCTATTCATACGCACTCAATGGATCCTATTTTGAAGAGTCATAGCCTTTCATGTTGGACATAATTCTTAGAAGAAATATGTCCCATGGAAATGTATCCATTGAatgataaatcatcactttcTAAATTTGAATAAGTGCTCATCAATAAGTAAATTtgcaatctacaatttccaaTAGTTGATAACGGGAAAAGGATATACCGGTCTAGTGTggctaaaataaaaaagtaatagaAGCTTTCATTTGAcaattggaataaaaaaaatggtgGTGTAGGACAATGATCGAAAAGgacaaaaaaggaaaaggaaaagaaaaagaaaagttaaaaaaataaacaaaaaaattaaattgctgaaaaagaaaaagaaaaagaactactTGTGCAATTTGACCTAAAATTTTCATCGAAAATGTTGATATAATGTGCCACATTAGTTTACTATTAGACTGCTAATGACCAaaatgtaacaaattgataacgTTAGTGATCATATCACAACTTTCGATAACATTAGTGATCatattgtaacttttttagtATTTGGTGACCAAAACATAATTTGAACCATACATAAGTGGCTAAGTTTATAGTTTacctaatataaaaatattcttagaataatatttgttatttttaaaaaaatggtttttatggttttttaaacTTAGTCAAAATTTTTACATAAGCTTAAATAGATGgtataaaaaacatattttttttctagaattgaattgcataaactatttaatatataaaatagcgATTTGGCTCGAGGAATATCCAAACTTCATTCATAAATGAGCACTACACAAATATCTAAATGCAacaatactattatttaaattttgaattgaattggaatATGAGAAGGAtcatatatgtaatttaatttatttttaaagcaTACTCTCCTAGAGATTTAAACTTGGGTGTAAGATGTTAAtccaattaataaaattattcatagcccaataagaaattttttaaaaaaattgcttaaatatttttatattagtttttatttcttttcgccACATAGTTGTGCTTTTAAAAGTTTGAAGCAGTCAAATAATGAAATTACTAATTCAAAGAACGAATATGAAATCACAATTTTTGTACCCTTCCCAcctttaataatatataattcatCCTCGCCTTAGCATGCTCTCTTCTTCCTCGTGGCACCCCCCCTTTCTGTGCTTTTATTCTTCCAAGGGTTCCATCAGGTAACgtgaaaaaattcaaatatccatccttaattttttatatgttcacAATTTTTTGGTGTGCAGATCTGGGTTTCTGTTTTTCTTTCCTAGTTTTATTCTGTTAAAAACTATTCTGTTTCTTAGTCAAAGTTCAAAGCGTTTCTATAACAGATCTGAAAAGTTTTAATCCCTAACAGTTTGGATTTCCAGTATCGGTTTCTCATTCTTAGTTTTTATCTCTTATTTAAtcccttcaatttcttattaatccggcattcttttatttattttgaaaatgcaATTAACCCCAAGTTTTGAAGATCTTTATTTGTAATCTTATTGAGTTtgggtttccttttctttttaaagattTAACTGAAATCTTGGTGTTGATTTGCTGTGGGGGGTGTGTTTGAATAGGCCTTCTTTCTTAAGCTTTGGGTTTTCAAGATGAATCATTGCAATCTTCAGCAGAACGCCACCGTTTCGGCTTACGAAGAGTTGAGAGGGTTTATCTCAATCACTGATCATCAAAAGGGCGGTGCCGTTGTTTGCACCAAGCCTCGGCGAATTCAGGTCCTCGCCAATAACCCTACCAAGCCATTGAGATTGCATATGAGGTCTAATTTTGTTCTCTGGTTGATTTGACCTGCTTTTAGGGACTCTCGTTTAATTGATTTGTCCTTTCAATTGCAGTCATCAAGCCGAGGTAAGCGATTCGAAAGCTGGTGCAGACCTTCTTGATATCATCCTCAATAAGGTATCAATATCATTCAATCTTAAGATTCTTCTTGCTTgctgattaaattaatttttctttacaTACTCGtatcaaacacatatattaatGGTTTATTTTCAAAGATGGAATTGTTTTTACTCTGTTGGTTGTTAATATATGTTTTGGTCGTTTTTATAGGAGGATTTAGGGACAGAAGAAGAACAATCTATAGCATCATCACCTCCGTTTTTTTGTGGGTCGCCTCCAAGTAGGGCTGCGAATCCACTTGTGCAAGATGCTCGGTTCGGAGATGAAAGGCTTGCACAAGCCCTTTCGACTTTGGAGATTCCATCTCCATCTTCGCCGTCGTCATTGGCACGTAAAGGAGGGTGTGTTAGGATGAAATTTGGCCTTAAACCGGCCGCAGTTAGAGTGGAAGGATTTGATTGTCTTAACAGGGATCGCCAAAATTCCATCCCTGCTACGCCTTAGAACTTAAATTAAGAATCCAAGTGTACATAGAAGGAAGTTAAGTGCCAGCACCATttcagaaaaaggaaaaagagagccAGGATTAAGAAGGAAGTTTTGGATATATTTTGGGGGGAAGAAAGAGAGAATTTCTGTTTAGTAATGTATATATGGATATGTTTGGGGTCTAACAGCATGGGATCATGCAGGGATCCAGCAATGCTTGTTtagtaatataaatatatgtaagatTTGGGTCAATATGGATTGATATATTTGTTTTGGGGAGATCACCATGGGAGAAATCTGTATAGATCCTGCGGCtggtgatttgatttttttttttgcatagtTTAAATTGCTCTGTAAATTACCTATGGTTTAATGATATATTTCTTGATTATCATTGATTTTTAAGTGAGGTATGGATTCGGATATTTATTATTCAAAGATGAATTAATTTCATGGATTACAGATTTTGTAATCCAAATCTGTTGCGCGGATTCGTTTTACAATCCTTGATGATGGTACagaatatattttaatatctatattatTCTTGGAATGGTtgattttaaattgagttttaatttatttaaaaatagctAAATCAACTTTTTCAaagaattttttctttttttatgtttttatataaaatcaataaaacttGATACGAGAGGTTCTTTGGGAATTAATATCATGTctgaaatatgggcttaaaattatctaaatttgTCTATATTTATAAATGGTTATCCTAGAGTTGTCCATTGATTGGGCTAGTTCAAGTGAAAAGTTTAGGCCTGTTTTTTAGGCTCAGGTCTAGCccaaaaaatgagtttaaaattttgtcttaGCCTGAcctaaataaaaatgctaaaaaccCAAGTTTAACCCGACTTGCtcgtattaaaatcatttttattatttattataaaaaataagtttaaaaaatataatatatcaaatacactaaaaatattaaaataaatgtttaccaacaatgaaatttttaaaaaaaaaaattaattagcactaagataagtgcaacttaaTAGGCAAAacacctctaaaatagtagcaaaattaataaaaaaacaagagttatacaatatccaaacaataaaaaataataatataatagcgaaatgatagcaaaacaatgaaaagcaatggtaaaatagtaaaaaaacagcaattgttttttttttttgcaaattcaggTCGAACTAAGCACCGGCCAAAAAAGCTTACTCGAGGCTCAGCCCATTTAGAAAACGGGCTTTATTTTTGTCTAAACTCATTTTTCGagtctatatttttatccaaaccttcCCACTTTTCGAGCAGGTCAACTAACCCCACCCATAGACAAGTCTAGGCTATCCCAAGCTCATTTTAGACCCGaccatatttatattattttaatttaatttttttattttttatttattaaatttttatgtataattttctTAACATTCTTTATTGTTTACATtaaagtagtattatatattactatagatttaatttttatgttttataaattacataatatatataaaaataacataatataaaatattacaaattcaAAATCGGGCCAGGCTGGGTTAGGCTCGAGTATTGAGTGTTCAAGTCCGAATTCAGCCCATATTTTAAATGgacctattttttttttttttgctcaaacccATTTCTCGAGCCTTATATTTgtacccaaaccctcccaaatttcGGTGGGCCTAGATAGATAACTCAACTCATGAATAAGTCTACTTGACACTAGACTTGATCATAGGTCGGGCCacccggcccgaattcactaaaggacaaaaaaatttgctctttttttttcttttttcttttgaatgttattttcttgttgttttctctctattttgctatcattttattattatgttgttactattttgttgttattgtttagatattgtataaaacttattttactattaattttgttattattttaaaggcatttgttaattttgttattattttagaggcatttgcttgttaagttgcatttatctcagtgttatttaagtttacatattttttaaaatttattttcaatttgttgggaaatatttaaaaattatataaaaaattaatacggacgGGCCGGAtcaggcttgggcaaaattttaagtcCATTTTTCGGGTCGGGCCTaataaatgggcttaaatttttagttgagcccgaaCCGAACCCGGCCCATGAATAAGTCTACTTGACACTACAGCTTTAAAACTATTAACCTTACCattttaatcaaatatttattttattattatataaacttttaactAAATATAATTTTGTACATAGTTTTTTTCACTTACATTATGATTGtgtcataatttaattgttactAATGAATTTGGTTGGTTAATAATTTTTGGCTTGAACTTGACAATGATTCGtattaatttggataaaaaataatcaagtttcaatatatgaataatttataagtttaatgattaacttgaataaaaaaagggTTTATGCCTAAAGTGGGAATAGTTACCAAGTTAAAGAACAAATTTacacaaaaacaaaagaaattcaaACCTTAATGCGAGAACAATTACCACATTCAAGCTACAAATAATGTATTAGCCCAATTTGATTATTTGAAGTTATTTTTAgcttttatgttaaaatttttaatatatacgaTGAATAATGTTATTTTATTGGAACTTGTAAGATGATGGTGATAATAAATGAAGTTGAATTTAATCTATGACCTGTGTGTATCCTTATTTTGATGTTCCACTTGAATAAAAATGGCAAAAACAAAAATCTTGAAACATTTTACTAGATGTTCACAATTATACGGGCAACTCGGGATTGGGAGATGCagaactttcttttcttttttttttttttgttttttacaaAGCATGAAAAGAAAACAAGTCAGTGAAGGTGAACTACAAGACATCTAATATCAACAGCCTTTCTAGCTCAATTATACGCTTTTTTATTTGCATAAGCATCCTTGTTCAAAGCTTCAATCATCTTTCGAGTCCACCCctgtttttctctctttcttttctttcgtCTGTCTGTGATGGTTTAAGTTTTCCTTTTGAGTCTTGTTTTCTAGTTTTTGTCAGTTTCCATTAGTTTCTGTCAGTTCTTAGTCATTTAGGGTCggttttttcttcaaatttttggtAGCTCTTCCGTTGTGTTTTCAGATTTCCTTGAAGTTTATGGCGGCGTATATAGTAGATGAGTGTCATCGGCTTAGTCTCACTGATACTGAATCGTCTGCAATCGTGCTTGAAGGAGATGTGGGAGCATCTCTAGATTCATCTTGCTGGCTGGTCTGCAAGCTACACAAGGTGAGAGGCCCTAACCTCGAGGAAGTTACTTTTGAAATTATTTTGGTAGTTGCCTTCCCCAATCCAATTTTCAGCTCTAGACGATTTGCTTGTTCCTTTTAAGTTTCGCTCTCTTCGAGATAAAAGACTAAGCTATCAAATGTAATATTCCAAACTCGGCCTAAATGTTATGACCAAATCTGGAGCTGTTATCACTTTCATTTGAAAATCCTGAAACCATTTTGAGACTTGTAAAATAAATAGCAtcaacttttaataaataaaattccagtttatttggaaaatactttctcttaactaattcattaaattttgcgaataaatatttataaaaaaacactTACTTTTGTAGCGGAATTTCTTAGTTAAACAAAGTTTTGGAAACCAGGAACATTTTGTAGATTGTGTTCATATAATTTAAAAACGTAAAACAGTTTAaaacgaaaaatgaaattcagaaTTAAAAACAGTCCCAAAAGTCTAAAAACAGTCAAAcgaacaaaatgattttaatctgAACAAAGTTAACAGAAaagtaatataaatataaatagccAAGCTCCCGTTTCACCGATCCGTTCTATGTCTGTGGATTACCTAAGAACAAACAAACAGAAAGTGAGTTTATGAGCTTAGTGTGTAACTTATTTCAAATAATAAATCAGACACACATGATACATCAGATAATGTAGCAAATATACACACAGATACCAATCAGATATATTTCATAAACAGATATAGAAACAGATGCATATTAGATACAAATtcaaatcctacccccatccgctacacaccatcttcgaccatccctACATACTAATTAGGGTATTAAATACCCATCTAGCCCCACACACCGCTAAGTGATCGTGTGTCACTTTCAGAAAATTTACAGTCTAGCTGCCAGAACAATACGCAGTAACCCGTCAGAAACAGATATATGTGGCTAAGCCACCAAATTAGGAAGATAAATTAAACTACCAACACTTCCTCCATAACCATAATCCCACCCTAATGCAcatgcaaaattaaaaaaaaatatcaaatgcGTGTATGTCCAACAtgttatatgtaacaccccgaacccgagaccgacaccggagtcggacacgagatgttaacaaactttgaaaaatttttccagacactgcccagtctgagtactagtcgcttcaaaaatcatatcttgagtttcacaactcaaaaatcagttttgtgatttttccctgaaactagactcatgtccccacctatgtatttgtttctagaatttttggtcgggccaattagtacagtttattagtcaaagtctcccatgttacaggggtcgactacactgaccttttcccattacgacttggatatctctctgcacagagcttcaatactgatgccgtttgtttctatagaaactagactcagataggaatccatacatatatggtatgacccctaactatctctggtcaatttatagtgaatttccaaaggcggaacagggaatccagaaactgttctggccctgttccacaagaacccgaatatctcttactgtactgttcctatgattgtttcgttacttccatatgaaagtagattcatcaaggttcgattacataatttattcactatttaattccactcctacgaattcttgtgatttttccaatccacaccactgctgctatcagcttctgttttcaaagtaaaccttacctaatttggggtttcatggaccaactagggccttgtcatacataagcccacatatgatcatacttagccattccagtggctgatcatttgctcaacacttccattccaactatagttacatcatgaaaccatctatacattcataaacacgaatggtctaatgccatacgccacttctacaagccattttcgcatggctgtacacttatacatttcataaagtactcgaaaaacaacaatgggtagtcctatacatgccatgtcaagattcaaccaaaatagtacccaaaagagcctttgatagtgtgggcgacttcgacttcaagatcccgagcccgatagctggagaaccaaaaatctataaaacagaggagcagtgtaacgagtaagcaatttatgcttagtaagtttgagcaaggaattccagcataaacaaagaataacacacatttggctaaatggaatattttataatacgcaatttaccgatatcaaacttgcttcacaacattaacaacccttatgtacatacacaatagactaacttagccgaaggccggtagctcgtttataaactgagcgaacatttatttgtaagggctcgattaaattcaccacatacgtaacatatccccatattgggatgtttttcgagtattcgctggaattttacagcaagctcattcattaccaaatcacgtaccttcgggatttaaccggatatagctcctcgttcaaatgccttcgggacatagcccggttttagtaactcacacaatgccttcgggacataacccggatttaacaactcgcacgaatgccttcgggacttaacccggatttaataactcgcacgaatgccttcgggacttaacccggatttagtatctcgcacaaaggccttcggatcttagtccggatatattcacttagcacaaagccttcgggacttagcccggacagc from Gossypium hirsutum isolate 1008001.06 chromosome D12, Gossypium_hirsutum_v2.1, whole genome shotgun sequence includes these protein-coding regions:
- the LOC107942923 gene encoding uncharacterized protein, whose product is MNHCNLQQNATVSAYEELRGFISITDHQKGGAVVCTKPRRIQVLANNPTKPLRLHMSHQAEVSDSKAGADLLDIILNKEDLGTEEEQSIASSPPFFCGSPPSRAANPLVQDARFGDERLAQALSTLEIPSPSSPSSLARKGGCVRMKFGLKPAAVRVEGFDCLNRDRQNSIPATP